One window from the genome of Triticum urartu cultivar G1812 unplaced genomic scaffold, Tu2.1 TuUngrouped_contig_6218, whole genome shotgun sequence encodes:
- the LOC125530309 gene encoding probable LRR receptor-like serine/threonine-protein kinase At3g47570 — protein sequence MFHTKEERVKITTHRTMWRRGTPLPRRLVGIKCLVLLLLSTMGVTRAHDGDESALEAFKERISDHSRVLSSWNRSISYCAWEGVTCSQRHRSRVVALDLNSQGLAGTISPAVGNLTFLRTLNLSLNPLYGKIPPSIGSLHRLRYLGLQGNMLTGAIPSNISHCSSLRKMVIADNKGLQGSIPSEIGNMQSLRLVHLYNNSLTGTIPSSLGNLSQVSILSLAANHLQGSIPEGIGNIPSLEFLQLAINNLSGLFPLSLYNQSSLHRFYVADNNLHGRLPADLGRGLPNMQQFAMGDNQFTGVVPPSLTNLSRLQVFDAPNNGFSGVVPSELGRLQYLRWFCLDVNKFEANNEREWQFLISLTNCSRLRLMSIEQNRFSGQLPTSVSNLSTNIQELSILANNISGTIPSDIGNFIGLEVLHLGHNLLTGIIPDSIGKLTQLKELHLGYNNLSGFIPSSIGNLTGLSKFDASFNSLEGPIPSSIGKLTKLSQLDLSRNHLNGTIPSEIMQLSSISIYLALSYNLLKGPLPSEVGKLVNLGQLLLSGNQLSGKIPATIGGCVVLETLLMDGNSFQGNIPPSLKNIKGLTVLNLTNNKLNGSIPGDLSNITSLEELYLAHNDLSGPIPELLGYSTSLFHLDISFNNLQGEVPKEGIFRNLTGLSIVGNNELCGGIPQIQLPKCPSSKKGLPKSLRIVVPTTGGILVFLAALALAGFLYTKFKPGLRKELRSPQTTKIDLPMVSYNDILKATDGFSEANLLGKGRYGTVYKGTLENFAAAVKVFNLQQSGSYKSFQDECEALRRVKHRCLVKIVTCCSSINHQGQDFRALVFELMPNGSLDRWIHPDIESQNRNGTLSLSQRLDIAIDLVDALDYLHNGCQPSIIHCDLKPSNILLTGDMRARIGDFGIARILNEGGSEASANSLSSIRIRGSIGYVAPGN from the coding sequence ATGTTCCATACCAAGGAAGAGAGAGTGAAAATAACCACGCACAGAACCATGTGGCGGAGGGGTACACCGCTGCCACGGCGCCTCGTCGGAATCAAATGTCTTGTGCTTCTCCTGCTCTCCACCATGGGGGTGACGCGCGCACATGACGGAGATGAGAGCGCTCTCGAAGCATTCAAGGAAAGGATTTCAGACCATTCAAGGGTGCTGTCCTCCTGGAACAGGAGCATCAGTTACTGCGCCTGGGAGGGCGTCACGTGCAGCCAGAGGCACCGATCAAGGGTGGTCGCTCTGGACCTCAACTCCCAGGGGCTCGCCGGCACCATCTCCCCTGCCGTCGGCAACCTCACGTTCCTCCGCACACTCAACTTGAGCCTCAACCCCTTGTACGGTAAGATCCCTCCCAGCATCGGCTCCCTCCACCGCCTCAGGTACCTTGGCCTGCAAGGGAACATGCTCACCGGTGCGATTCCAAGCAACATTAGCCACTGCAGCAGCCTCAGGAAGATGGTAATTGCTGACAATAAGGGGTTGCAAGGAAGCATACCTTCTGAGATCGGCAACATGCAATCGCTACGTCTTGTACACCTATACAACAACAGCCTCACCGGGACCATCCCGTCATCACTAGGGAACCTCTCCCAGGTGTCCATCTTGTCCCTGGCAGCTAACCATCTCCAGGGATCGATCCCTGAGGGCATTGGGAACATCCCATCTCTCGAGTTCCTTCAGCTGGCCATAAATAACCTCTCAGGTTTGTTTCCTCTTTCGCTGTACAACCAGTCATCTCTGCACAGATTTTATGTGGCGGACAACAACCTGCACGGCCGTCTACCAGCTGATCTGGGGAGAGGCCTTCCAAACATGCAACAGTTTGCAATGGGGGACAATCAATTTACTGGAGTTGTGCCTCCATCACTAACTAATCTCTCCAGACTCCAGGTTTTTGATGCTCCAAATAACGGATTCAGTGGGGTTGTCCCTTCGGAGTTGGGAAGATTGCAGTATCTTAGATGGTTTTGTCTGGATGTGAACAAGTTCGAGGCAAACAATGAGCGAGAATGGCAATTCCTTATTTCTTTGACAAACTGTAGCAGGCTGCGACTGATGTCTATAGAACAAAACAGGTTCTCGGGGCAATTGCCAACCTCAGTGTCTAACTTATCCACAAACATCCAAGAGCTAAGTATTTTGGCCAACAATATATCTGGTACTATCCCATCAGATATTGGAAATTTCATAGGTCTGGAGGTGCTTCATCTTGGTCACAACTTACTCACCGGGATAATTCCTGATAGCATAGGGAAGCTTACACAATTGAAGGAGCTACACCTGGGCTACAACAACTTATCAGGATTTATCCCGTCCTCCATTGGAAACCTCACCGGTCTGTCTAAGTTTGATGCAAGCTTCAACAGCTTGGAGGGACCAATCCCATCAAGCATCGGAAAATTGACCAAACTTTCACAACTAGATCTATCAAGAAACCATCTTAATGGCACAATTCCAAGTGAAATTATGCAACTATCATCGATCTCAATATATTTGGCTTTGTCTTACAACTTGCTGAAGGGACCTCTTCCTTCAGAAGTTGGTAAGTTGGTAAATCTCGGGCAGCTTCTTCTATCCGGGAACCAACTGTCTGGTAAAATACCTGCAACCATTGGTGGCTGCGTAGTCCTGGAAACCCTCTTAATGGATGGCAATTCATTCCAAGGAAACATCCCTCCCAGTTTGAAGAACATAAAAGGGCTTACTGTGCTGAATTTGACGAACAACAAACTGAATGGAAGCATTCCAGGGGACCTGAGCAATATTACCAGCTTGGAGGAATTGTATCTTGCACATAATGATCTATCAGGGCCAATACCTGAACTCCTAGGTTATTCAACATCACTGTTCCACCTCGACATATCCTTCAACAATTTACAAGGTGAGGTACCAAAAGAAGGGATTTTCAGGAATTTAACTGGACTATCAATTGTTGGCAACAATGAGTTATGTGGTGGAATACCACAGATTCAACTGCCAAAATGCCCAAGCTCCAAGAAAGGCTTGCCAAAGTCTCTGAGAATAGTTGTCCCTACAACAGGAGGTATCCTGGTCTTCCTTGCAGCTCTTGCTTTAGCTGGATTTCTGTACACAAAATTTAAGCCAGGGTTGAGGAAAGAACTACGGTCACCTCAGACGACCAAGATTGACCTTCCAATGGTTTCATACAACGACATACTCAAAGCAACGGATGGGTTTTCAGAAGCCAATCTGCTCGGGAAGGGAAGATATGGTACTGTATACAAAGGTACTCTAGAAAATTTCGCTGCGGCTGTGAAGGTGTTTAATCTGCAGCAATCCGGATCCTACAAAAGCTTCCAGGATGAATGTGAGGCACTAAGAAGAGTTAAGCACCGTTGCCTTGTAAAAATCGTCACGTGCTGTTCAAGCATCAACCACCAAGGCCAAGACTTCAGAGCACTAGTCTTCGAGCTCATGCCTAATGGCAGCTTAGACCGCTGGATCCACCCAGACATTGAAAGTCAAAACAGAAATGGAACACTCAGCTTGTCACAGAGGTTAGATATCGCTATTGACCTTGTGGATGCTTTAGACTATCTACACAATGGTTGCCAACCTTCCATCATCCATTGCGATCTCAAGCCAAGCAACATTCTTCTCACTGGTGACATGAGGGCTCGTATTGGGGATTTTGGTATCGCTAGAATTCTTAATGAAGGTGGAAGCGAAGCTTCTGCAAATTCCCTTAGCTCCATCAGAATAAGAGGATCCATTGGATATGTTGCTCCAGGTAACTGA